In a single window of the Melioribacteraceae bacterium genome:
- a CDS encoding tetratricopeptide repeat protein translates to MLDAKKKVTKKQMKEDKLVTSYYKVQSFYFENQAKVLIAAGVVVLIIVAVIMLNKRGDTNNVAASAALAKVTPLIEAGSLNEAIEGDKTGNIDGLKKIVNEYGGSEAGEVARIYLANAYFILGKVDEALDQFEDYSGSNELLKAASKAGAASCYESKNEWEKAANLYLDAANISKINPSNPEFLLKAGKCFIKLDNKSRAKELFLSIKKDYPTSPITFELDKYLLQIEN, encoded by the coding sequence GTGTTAGACGCAAAAAAGAAGGTTACTAAAAAACAGATGAAAGAAGATAAGCTCGTAACCAGCTACTACAAAGTTCAATCATTTTATTTCGAAAATCAGGCTAAAGTTTTAATTGCCGCTGGAGTGGTAGTCTTGATAATAGTTGCTGTTATTATGTTAAATAAAAGAGGCGATACTAATAATGTTGCCGCTTCGGCTGCTCTTGCAAAAGTTACTCCACTTATCGAAGCTGGTTCATTGAACGAAGCAATTGAAGGTGATAAAACCGGCAATATCGATGGGCTCAAAAAAATTGTAAATGAGTATGGCGGCAGCGAAGCCGGGGAAGTGGCAAGAATTTATTTAGCAAATGCATATTTTATTTTAGGAAAAGTTGATGAAGCCTTAGATCAGTTTGAAGATTATTCAGGAAGTAATGAGCTATTAAAAGCGGCTTCAAAAGCCGGTGCAGCCTCCTGCTATGAATCGAAGAATGAATGGGAGAAAGCTGCTAATCTTTATTTGGATGCTGCAAATATTTCTAAAATTAATCCATCTAATCCCGAATTTTTATTGAAAGCTGGAAAATGTTTTATAAAATTGGATAATAAAAGTAGAGCCAAAGAACTCTTTTTATCAATAAAAAAAGATTATCCTACTTCACCAATTACGTTTGAATTAGATAAATATCTTCTTCAAATTGAAAACTAA
- the efp gene encoding elongation factor P has translation MADTSDFRNGLIIRYKGDPFVIVEFQHVKPGKGGAFVRTTLKNLKTGRVLENTFRSGEGVDVVRVERRKYQFLFKESNDFVLMDNETFEQTNVSSDVFGEGQQFLKESDEVELLLDDNDQIISAEIPIFVNLEVKDTEPGFKGDTANNALKPAILETGAKINVPLFVNIGDMLKVDTRNGAYVERVKN, from the coding sequence ATGGCAGATACATCAGATTTTAGAAATGGATTAATAATTCGATATAAAGGGGACCCATTTGTTATTGTTGAATTTCAGCATGTAAAGCCGGGCAAAGGTGGCGCCTTTGTTAGAACTACACTGAAGAACTTAAAAACTGGTAGAGTATTAGAAAATACATTCCGATCGGGTGAAGGAGTTGATGTTGTTAGAGTTGAACGAAGGAAATATCAATTCCTTTTTAAAGAATCTAACGATTTTGTATTAATGGATAATGAGACTTTTGAGCAGACCAACGTATCCTCCGATGTTTTTGGGGAAGGGCAACAATTCTTAAAAGAAAGTGATGAAGTGGAATTACTCTTGGATGATAATGATCAAATCATATCGGCTGAAATTCCGATTTTCGTGAATTTAGAAGTGAAAGATACCGAACCCGGATTTAAAGGAGATACAGCGAACAATGCCTTAAAACCGGCAATACTTGAAACGGGAGCAAAAATTAATGTCCCTCTCTTTGTAAATATTGGAGATATGCTTAAAGTTGACACTAGAAACGGCGCATACGTCGAACGAGTTAAAAACTAA
- the accB gene encoding acetyl-CoA carboxylase biotin carboxyl carrier protein encodes MDINLIKKLIKIVEQSEITEFSVQEGDLKVSISKQTNTPPSFQIQPNYEQPKPLQVQQPVTSSSVSVSEVKIEKPADNLHEVRSPIVGTFYRAPAPDADDYVHVGDSVSAGSVLCIIEAMKLMNEIESDVDGKIVKILVENASPVEYNQPLFLIQKN; translated from the coding sequence ATGGATATAAATCTGATAAAAAAGCTCATCAAAATTGTTGAGCAAAGTGAGATTACCGAATTCTCCGTTCAAGAAGGTGATCTAAAAGTAAGTATCTCAAAACAAACTAACACCCCCCCCAGTTTTCAGATTCAACCTAATTATGAGCAACCAAAACCGCTGCAGGTACAACAACCGGTAACTTCTTCTTCGGTTTCCGTTTCAGAAGTTAAAATTGAAAAGCCCGCTGATAATCTTCATGAAGTCCGTTCCCCAATTGTTGGTACATTTTATAGAGCTCCCGCTCCCGATGCCGACGATTATGTGCATGTAGGGGATTCCGTTTCTGCTGGATCGGTACTTTGTATTATTGAAGCAATGAAACTAATGAATGAAATTGAAAGCGACGTTGACGGTAAGATCGTAAAAATATTAGTTGAAAATGCTTCTCCAGTTGAATACAATCAACCCCTTTTCTTGATTCAGAAAAACTAA